One Natronomonas moolapensis 8.8.11 genomic region harbors:
- a CDS encoding transcription factor S, which yields MEFCDECGSMMHSQEGVWVCGSCGFEKARDADSEADMVTTEGQDTDSGPVDMSEVDDAEIGPTTTVNCPNCGHDRARYEMKQIRAADESETRFFTCVECDHKWREDDH from the coding sequence ATGGAATTTTGCGACGAGTGCGGGTCGATGATGCACAGCCAGGAGGGGGTGTGGGTGTGTGGCTCCTGCGGCTTCGAGAAGGCTCGCGACGCCGACAGCGAGGCCGACATGGTCACGACGGAGGGCCAAGACACCGACAGCGGCCCCGTCGACATGTCGGAGGTCGACGACGCCGAGATCGGCCCCACGACGACGGTGAACTGTCCCAACTGCGGCCACGACCGCGCGCGCTACGAAATGAAGCAGATCCGGGCCGCCGACGAGTCCGAGACCCGCTTTTTCACCTGCGTCGAGTGCGATCACAAGTGGCGCGAGGACGACCACTGA
- a CDS encoding AAA family ATPase, with product MSVRLPVVESAAPASDDRVGLPRSVLVDLGLDGGGTVDVRGGHRIAVPAVAADVDGIAVPEPLRRRAGLEIGDSVRVAENEAPTASSVTLRLRDSIAITHSESALRRRLGRRIVATGDGIEVSHLDGALTLRFVVEGIAPSSPAVVTDATGIDVATDDAEPVSEPSVRGEDALPRETYRRLRETVTARFESPDAFASIGRPTLGVLLCGPHGSGKTTLVEAVASATDAAFVRTSAARLEAESAADRDDRLDRVVEGATGRDRAVVLLDDLDVLGGEGASGSTLGGRLRSTVDELRTVDGTVVVGATVDAGSVPEALRRGGRFDRELRVSPLTDDDRRAALEAICDDAALADDVDLGTITEGLGGFSLADLGVFVDVALERTVRRGGRAIRRADFDHAAGTVDPSGLRDVSVELPEVAWDDVGGLEAAKREIVRAVYWPLEHPERFEQAGIEPPSGVLLYGPPGTGKTLLARAVASLSNANFIPVNGPELLDKYVGESERAVRDLFATARENAPSIVFFDEVDAISPTRRGDDTGAGERVVSQLLTELDGLEPLTDVAVVAATNRPDAIDGALLRPGRIETAVETPLPDRAARRDVLGIHVRETPTTADVDLDALADRTDGYSGGDLAALVREAAMIAIEDGIVGEDATARVSVDAEHFERALAETAPSAGDSEPFRG from the coding sequence ATGAGCGTCCGGCTTCCGGTCGTCGAGTCGGCCGCCCCAGCGTCGGACGACCGCGTCGGCCTCCCGCGGTCGGTGCTGGTCGATCTCGGCCTCGACGGCGGCGGGACGGTCGACGTTCGCGGCGGGCACCGGATCGCAGTGCCCGCGGTCGCCGCCGACGTGGACGGGATCGCCGTTCCGGAGCCGCTGCGCCGGCGGGCTGGCCTCGAAATAGGGGATTCCGTGCGGGTCGCCGAAAACGAGGCTCCGACGGCGTCGAGCGTGACCCTCCGCCTCCGGGACTCGATCGCGATTACGCACAGCGAGAGCGCGCTTCGACGGCGGCTCGGCCGGCGGATCGTCGCGACCGGTGACGGGATCGAAGTCAGCCATCTCGACGGCGCGTTGACGCTTCGGTTCGTCGTCGAAGGGATCGCGCCGTCGTCGCCGGCGGTCGTCACCGACGCGACCGGCATCGACGTCGCGACGGATGACGCCGAACCCGTCTCGGAGCCGTCCGTTCGCGGCGAGGACGCCCTTCCGAGGGAAACGTATCGCCGGCTCCGCGAGACGGTCACAGCGCGGTTCGAGAGCCCGGACGCGTTCGCGTCGATCGGTCGGCCGACGCTCGGTGTGCTCCTCTGTGGGCCGCACGGATCCGGAAAGACGACGCTCGTCGAAGCGGTCGCGTCCGCGACCGACGCGGCGTTCGTTCGGACCTCGGCTGCGCGGCTCGAAGCCGAGAGCGCAGCCGACCGGGACGATCGACTCGACCGGGTCGTCGAGGGAGCCACAGGGCGGGATCGGGCGGTCGTCCTGCTCGACGACTTGGACGTCCTCGGTGGCGAGGGGGCCTCCGGCTCGACGCTCGGAGGCCGCCTGCGATCGACCGTAGACGAGCTTCGGACCGTCGATGGGACCGTCGTCGTCGGCGCGACCGTCGACGCCGGATCCGTCCCGGAGGCGCTCCGGCGCGGCGGCCGGTTCGACCGCGAGCTTCGCGTCTCGCCGCTGACCGACGACGACAGGCGGGCGGCGCTAGAGGCGATCTGTGACGACGCCGCCCTCGCCGACGACGTCGACCTCGGGACGATCACGGAGGGGCTCGGTGGGTTCTCGCTCGCCGATCTGGGTGTGTTCGTCGACGTGGCCTTAGAGCGGACGGTGCGCCGCGGCGGCCGGGCGATCCGACGGGCGGACTTCGATCACGCGGCCGGGACCGTCGATCCCAGCGGACTCCGGGACGTCTCGGTCGAACTCCCCGAGGTCGCCTGGGACGATGTGGGCGGACTCGAGGCCGCAAAGCGCGAGATCGTCCGGGCGGTGTATTGGCCCTTAGAACACCCGGAGCGTTTCGAGCAGGCCGGTATCGAACCGCCCTCGGGCGTGTTGTTGTACGGCCCGCCCGGAACCGGCAAGACGCTGCTCGCCCGGGCCGTAGCGAGTCTCAGTAACGCGAATTTCATTCCCGTGAACGGCCCGGAGCTTCTGGACAAATACGTCGGCGAGAGCGAACGGGCGGTCCGGGACCTGTTCGCGACCGCCCGCGAGAACGCCCCGTCGATCGTCTTCTTCGACGAGGTGGACGCGATATCGCCGACGCGCCGGGGCGACGACACGGGGGCGGGCGAGCGCGTCGTCTCGCAGTTGTTGACGGAACTCGATGGGCTCGAGCCGTTGACCGACGTCGCGGTCGTCGCGGCGACGAACCGTCCGGACGCGATCGACGGGGCACTCCTCCGACCGGGGCGCATCGAGACGGCCGTCGAGACCCCGCTGCCGGATCGCGCGGCGCGGCGAGACGTTCTCGGGATACACGTCAGAGAGACCCCGACGACCGCGGACGTCGACCTCGACGCACTCGCCGACCGAACCGACGGTTACAGCGGGGGCGACCTGGCCGCGCTGGTCCGCGAGGCTGCGATGATCGCGATCGAGGACGGGATCGTCGGGGAAGACGCCACGGCGCGTGTGTCCGTCGACGCGGAGCACTTCGAGCGTGCGCTGGCGGAGACGGCGCCGTCGGCGGGCGACTCCGAACCGTTTCGTGGGTGA
- a CDS encoding bacteriorhodopsin translates to MEPTVLQAGFDVLGDGRPETIWLGIGTLLMLLGTFYFIVRGWGVTDREAREYYAITILVPGIATAAYLSMFFGTGLTEVEVVGRGALDIYYARYADWLFTTPLLLLDLCLLAKVDRVTIGTLIGVDALMIVTGLVGALSQTQLARYSWWLVSTIAFLFVLYYLLTILRNAAKERSDEVRATLNKLIVITAVLWTAYPILWIVGTEGAGIVGLGVETLAFMVLDVSAKVGFGFVLLRSRAILGDTDAPEPSTAGSSTAD, encoded by the coding sequence ATGGAGCCAACAGTACTACAAGCAGGGTTCGACGTCCTGGGGGACGGTCGGCCCGAGACGATCTGGCTGGGTATCGGTACACTACTAATGCTGCTTGGGACCTTCTACTTCATCGTCCGTGGCTGGGGTGTCACGGACCGGGAGGCCCGAGAGTACTACGCGATCACGATCCTCGTGCCGGGTATCGCGACCGCCGCGTACCTGTCGATGTTCTTCGGCACCGGCCTGACAGAGGTTGAGGTTGTGGGACGCGGCGCCCTCGACATATACTACGCCCGGTATGCCGACTGGCTGTTCACGACGCCGTTGCTGTTGCTTGACCTGTGTCTGCTCGCCAAGGTGGACCGGGTCACCATCGGCACGCTCATCGGCGTCGACGCGCTCATGATCGTCACCGGTCTCGTCGGCGCGCTCTCGCAGACCCAACTCGCGCGCTACTCGTGGTGGCTGGTCAGCACGATCGCGTTCCTGTTCGTGCTGTACTACCTGCTGACGATCCTGCGCAACGCCGCGAAGGAGCGCTCCGACGAGGTTCGCGCGACGCTCAACAAACTGATCGTTATAACGGCCGTTCTCTGGACGGCCTACCCGATCCTCTGGATCGTCGGCACCGAGGGCGCCGGCATCGTCGGTCTCGGCGTCGAGACCCTCGCGTTCATGGTCCTCGACGTCTCCGCGAAGGTCGGGTTCGGCTTCGTCCTGCTCCGCAGCCGCGCGATCCTCGGTGACACCGACGCCCCGGAACCGTCGACCGCCGGGTCGTCGACCGCGGACTGA
- a CDS encoding arsenic resistance protein, whose product MIGASLRYLKRNLIYVVVGSLLAGLLVGQAVGSDARNLLQAAVVPILFVMIYPMMINIDLREVLAAREHVAPVGASLAVNFGIAPVVAIGLARLFFAGDPAYAIGLYLIALIPTSGMTAAWTGLAGGDLEAALVAIAVNLVAAVFVLPVYLSALVGGDVGFDPNALYRQLAIVVVIPMVVGTLTRRLLLRRYGPERFEALKPTFGGVSSFGVMLIVFVAMAIRAESILADPVSSVATIVPLVAFYGLVLAVGAGVGRLLLPETQSVALVYATSMRNLSIALAIAAAPGFPPAESVLPIALAYLVQPPLGAVYMQYRRDVVDADRSVTDALYERLSGS is encoded by the coding sequence ATGATCGGTGCGTCGTTGCGGTACCTGAAGCGGAACCTCATATACGTCGTCGTGGGCTCACTTCTCGCGGGCCTGCTCGTCGGGCAAGCCGTCGGCTCCGACGCCCGGAACCTGCTACAGGCGGCCGTCGTCCCGATCCTCTTCGTGATGATCTACCCGATGATGATCAACATCGACCTCCGGGAAGTGCTCGCCGCGCGCGAGCACGTCGCACCTGTCGGGGCGAGTTTGGCCGTGAACTTCGGCATCGCGCCGGTCGTCGCGATCGGGCTCGCCCGGCTGTTCTTCGCCGGCGACCCCGCCTACGCGATCGGGCTCTACCTGATCGCGCTCATCCCCACCTCCGGGATGACGGCCGCCTGGACCGGTCTCGCCGGTGGGGATCTAGAGGCTGCCCTCGTCGCGATCGCGGTCAACCTCGTCGCCGCGGTGTTCGTCCTCCCGGTGTATCTCTCCGCGCTCGTCGGCGGCGACGTCGGCTTCGACCCGAACGCGCTGTATCGCCAGCTGGCGATCGTCGTCGTGATTCCGATGGTGGTCGGCACCCTGACCCGGCGGTTGCTCCTCCGGCGGTACGGTCCCGAGCGATTCGAGGCGCTCAAACCCACCTTCGGCGGCGTCTCCTCGTTCGGCGTGATGCTCATCGTCTTCGTCGCGATGGCGATCCGCGCCGAGAGCATCCTCGCCGACCCGGTCTCCTCCGTGGCTACGATCGTCCCGCTCGTCGCCTTCTATGGGCTTGTCCTCGCCGTCGGCGCGGGCGTCGGTCGCCTACTGCTCCCGGAGACGCAGTCGGTCGCGCTCGTGTACGCGACGAGCATGCGAAACCTCTCGATCGCGCTCGCTATCGCGGCCGCCCCGGGGTTCCCGCCCGCGGAATCGGTGTTGCCGATCGCGCTCGCGTACCTCGTCCAACCGCCGCTCGGCGCCGTGTACATGCAGTATCGACGCGACGTCGTCGACGCAGACCGGAGCGTCACCGACGCCCTGTACGAACGGTTGTCGGGGTCGTAG
- a CDS encoding DCC1-like thiol-disulfide oxidoreductase family protein, which translates to MSGDVLVYDDDCGFCTWWADYFARRSDLDAVGFGGLTDEQRDRLPEDFESCAHLLTDDAVYSCGAAAEEAFARADIPPGSRDLTRFFRQFDDYRRLRERLYREVADRRDVLGLFVSKDGLDD; encoded by the coding sequence ATGAGCGGCGACGTACTCGTCTACGACGACGATTGTGGCTTCTGTACGTGGTGGGCCGACTACTTCGCCCGGCGGAGTGACCTCGACGCAGTCGGGTTCGGCGGACTCACCGACGAACAACGCGACCGGCTCCCCGAGGACTTCGAGTCGTGTGCGCACCTCCTGACCGACGATGCGGTATACTCCTGTGGCGCGGCGGCCGAGGAGGCGTTCGCCCGGGCCGATATTCCACCGGGGTCGCGCGATCTCACCCGCTTTTTCCGGCAGTTCGACGACTACCGGCGGCTTCGCGAGCGGCTCTATCGCGAGGTCGCGGATCGACGCGACGTGTTGGGGCTTTTCGTCTCGAAGGACGGCCTCGACGACTAG
- the engB gene encoding GTP-binding protein EngB, with protein MFETRPDRDAEVVLVGRSNVGKSTLMREITGHSFDTGGSPGVTTKPNHYDWAAEDFVITDLPGFGFMAGVPEDVRERIKTDVVRYVEANAERILVGVLVVDGKSVVDIIDRHSGPDEIPHDVELFGFFEELGVPVVVAVNKMDKVDDRDERLDALAERLGLYPPWQQFEETLAPISAKRGSIEPLEAAVRHHLHEAGRDDLFKFF; from the coding sequence ATGTTCGAGACGCGTCCGGACCGCGACGCGGAAGTCGTCCTCGTCGGGCGGTCGAACGTCGGGAAGTCGACGTTGATGCGCGAGATCACGGGCCACAGCTTCGACACCGGCGGCAGCCCCGGCGTCACGACGAAACCGAACCACTACGACTGGGCCGCTGAGGACTTCGTGATCACGGATCTCCCCGGCTTCGGGTTCATGGCCGGCGTCCCCGAGGACGTCCGCGAACGGATCAAGACCGACGTGGTGCGCTACGTCGAGGCCAACGCCGAGAGGATTCTCGTCGGCGTGTTGGTCGTCGACGGCAAGTCGGTCGTCGACATCATCGACCGCCACTCGGGCCCCGACGAGATCCCCCACGACGTCGAGTTGTTCGGGTTCTTCGAGGAACTCGGTGTCCCCGTCGTCGTCGCGGTCAACAAGATGGACAAGGTCGACGACCGCGACGAGCGGCTGGACGCGCTGGCCGAACGGCTCGGCCTCTACCCGCCCTGGCAGCAGTTCGAGGAGACCCTCGCGCCGATTTCGGCGAAGCGCGGGTCGATCGAACCGCTCGAGGCGGCCGTCAGACACCACCTCCACGAGGCTGGCCGCGACGACCTGTTCAAGTTCTTTTGA
- a CDS encoding TIGR00341 family protein, with protein sequence MRLVQVTIPTGKRETVLSILDDEGIDYVVTDESSGREYTAVAYFPLPTNAVEPILETLREAGLEREAYTVVLKAETVESERFEALAESYAETGDSEERIARQELESRAEELASALPAYVVMTAVSAVIATAGLLLDSPATVVGSMVIAPLIGPAMAAAVGSVIDDGELFRRGVGLQLFGVALAVVSSTLFAAFVQATNLVPPGLDPLSLSEIEERLAPSVLSLAVALGAGVAGAVSLMTGVSTALVGVMIAVALIPPAATVGIGIAYGEPALAVGSAVLVAVNVLSINLAALVVLWYAGYRPGQFFKHDRARIATLKRIGVLVAAIALLSVFLGGVTYDSYRMANTEQDIRDGVATELEEPAYSGYELVDLEIETETERLLFHRPTAVVGTVAAPPGETRGELAEGVRTRLAAEHGIEVDVRILYVEIERSSDRSLSPERRVGQTPV encoded by the coding sequence GTGCGACTCGTCCAGGTGACGATCCCGACCGGAAAACGCGAGACCGTACTCTCGATCCTCGACGACGAAGGGATCGACTACGTCGTCACCGACGAGTCCAGCGGGCGGGAGTACACCGCGGTCGCGTACTTCCCGCTGCCGACGAACGCTGTCGAGCCTATCCTCGAGACGCTTCGGGAGGCCGGTCTCGAACGGGAGGCCTACACGGTCGTTCTGAAGGCCGAAACGGTCGAATCGGAGCGCTTCGAGGCGCTCGCCGAGAGCTACGCCGAGACGGGTGACAGCGAGGAGCGAATCGCCAGGCAGGAACTCGAATCGAGGGCGGAGGAACTCGCCTCCGCGCTTCCGGCGTACGTGGTCATGACTGCCGTCTCGGCGGTGATCGCGACCGCCGGCCTCCTCCTCGATTCGCCCGCCACGGTGGTCGGCTCGATGGTCATCGCGCCGCTCATCGGTCCCGCGATGGCGGCGGCGGTCGGCAGCGTCATCGACGACGGCGAGTTGTTCCGGCGGGGTGTGGGTCTCCAGTTGTTCGGCGTCGCCCTCGCCGTCGTCTCCTCGACGCTGTTCGCGGCGTTCGTCCAAGCGACGAACCTCGTCCCGCCGGGGCTCGACCCCCTGTCGCTGTCGGAGATCGAGGAGCGACTCGCCCCCAGCGTCCTCTCGTTGGCCGTCGCCTTGGGTGCCGGGGTCGCGGGGGCCGTGAGCCTGATGACGGGCGTGTCGACCGCGCTCGTCGGTGTCATGATCGCCGTCGCGTTGATCCCGCCGGCCGCGACGGTCGGTATCGGGATCGCCTACGGGGAGCCGGCCCTGGCGGTCGGTTCGGCGGTCCTCGTCGCGGTCAACGTCCTCTCGATCAACCTCGCCGCGCTCGTCGTGTTGTGGTACGCCGGCTACCGCCCCGGGCAGTTCTTCAAACACGACCGCGCGAGGATCGCGACGCTAAAACGGATCGGCGTTCTCGTCGCGGCCATCGCGTTGCTGTCGGTGTTTCTCGGCGGCGTCACGTACGACTCCTACCGGATGGCAAACACCGAACAGGACATCAGAGACGGCGTGGCGACGGAACTCGAGGAACCGGCGTACTCCGGGTACGAATTGGTCGACCTCGAGATCGAGACCGAAACCGAGCGGCTCCTCTTTCACCGCCCCACGGCGGTCGTCGGGACGGTCGCGGCCCCGCCAGGGGAGACGCGGGGCGAACTGGCCGAAGGGGTCCGGACGCGGCTCGCCGCGGAACACGGGATCGAGGTCGACGTCCGGATCCTCTACGTCGAAATCGAGCGGAGCAGCGATCGGTCGCTCTCCCCGGAACGGCGGGTGGGTCAAACGCCCGTTTGA
- a CDS encoding SIMPL domain-containing protein has protein sequence MRREGLAVLIILVSLLAMTLVGVAVVSPIGAQSPDAAADRVVSVEATGGASAVPDRAAVRVRAVAEGDDPGAVRDELAAETDTLRSNFERLGLSEDDYGTDEYRVRSPRVPPRESENVPAFRGVHGFEVTLEDPDRVGAVVDAAADADVEVDTIEFTLSDAVRTDLREEAIANAMSDARAQADAIARNGDLHVTSAASVDATQRNVSPVRYEAAAMATPTPESADTSVETGDVAVEYAVEVTYNATA, from the coding sequence ATGCGACGCGAAGGACTCGCAGTGTTGATAATCCTCGTTTCCCTGTTGGCGATGACGCTCGTGGGCGTCGCGGTCGTCTCGCCGATCGGCGCACAGTCACCCGACGCCGCCGCCGACCGAGTCGTCTCGGTCGAGGCGACCGGCGGCGCGTCGGCGGTCCCGGACCGGGCGGCCGTCCGGGTTCGGGCCGTTGCTGAGGGCGACGATCCGGGCGCGGTTCGGGACGAACTCGCGGCCGAGACCGACACGCTCCGGTCGAACTTCGAGAGGCTCGGTCTCTCGGAGGACGACTACGGGACGGACGAATACCGGGTTCGCTCGCCGCGGGTCCCGCCGAGGGAGTCGGAGAACGTCCCGGCGTTCCGCGGCGTCCACGGCTTCGAGGTGACCCTCGAGGACCCCGACCGCGTCGGGGCGGTCGTCGACGCGGCCGCCGACGCGGACGTCGAGGTCGACACCATCGAGTTCACCCTCTCGGACGCCGTCCGAACTGATCTCCGCGAGGAGGCCATCGCGAACGCGATGAGCGACGCGCGCGCGCAAGCCGACGCCATCGCGCGCAACGGCGACCTCCACGTGACGAGCGCCGCGAGCGTCGACGCGACCCAGCGGAACGTCAGCCCGGTGCGCTACGAGGCGGCCGCGATGGCGACGCCGACGCCGGAGTCGGCCGACACGAGCGTCGAGACCGGCGACGTCGCCGTCGAGTACGCGGTGGAAGTGACGTACAACGCGACCGCCTGA
- a CDS encoding MaoC family dehydratase: protein MPRHFEDLEPDETHDLGGWTVSESEIVEFAERYDPQPFHVDPDAAEASIYNGLIASGWQTVALTMRTMVDGFLADVACMGARGIDDLRWKRPVRPGDRVGTRIRVLRTDAGDGNPTLGDVRAETVGENGDGEVVVSWVNNFLVRRAEAE from the coding sequence ATGCCGAGACACTTCGAGGACCTCGAACCGGACGAGACGCACGACCTCGGCGGGTGGACGGTCTCCGAGTCGGAGATCGTCGAGTTCGCCGAGCGGTACGATCCACAGCCGTTCCACGTCGACCCCGACGCGGCTGAGGCGTCAATCTACAACGGCCTCATCGCCAGCGGATGGCAGACGGTCGCGCTCACCATGCGGACGATGGTCGATGGCTTTCTCGCCGATGTGGCGTGTATGGGGGCCCGCGGGATCGACGACCTCCGGTGGAAACGGCCGGTCCGGCCGGGCGACCGGGTCGGGACGCGGATCCGCGTCCTCCGGACCGACGCCGGCGACGGGAACCCGACGCTGGGCGACGTCCGCGCCGAAACGGTCGGCGAGAACGGCGACGGCGAGGTCGTCGTCTCCTGGGTCAACAACTTTCTGGTCCGGCGGGCGGAGGCCGAATAA
- a CDS encoding NOG1 family protein, with protein MHFEDLPTTPRSEELVDKAFSRAARAGRAKSGKEAQESMLQTASNILSDNLGNVVTSWPDFDLVDRFYYELADATLSDTDVGGVDRLRQHLSEVMWASRRTDEIRGEYHGRIRNADTDTARKLRKQAFARLADITEQVETDLLAIGTARDALKTLPDIRADEPAVVVAGYPNVGKSSFVNGVTNAKNETAAYPYTTTNLNVGHLERDHVRYQLIDTPGLLDRPAEDRNAIESQAVSALTHLADAVLFVLDASGECGYPLDEQLELLADIESTFEAPVLVVCNKADRSTEADADHYMSVETGEGVEAVLDAAIEAVGYEPELPFEG; from the coding sequence ATGCACTTCGAAGACCTTCCGACGACGCCCCGGTCGGAGGAGCTGGTCGACAAGGCGTTCTCTCGGGCGGCGCGGGCGGGGCGGGCGAAGTCGGGCAAGGAGGCCCAAGAGTCGATGCTGCAGACGGCCTCGAACATCCTCTCGGACAACCTCGGAAACGTCGTCACCTCCTGGCCCGACTTCGATCTCGTCGACCGTTTTTATTACGAACTCGCCGACGCGACGCTTTCCGACACCGACGTCGGGGGCGTCGACCGGCTCAGACAGCACCTCTCGGAGGTGATGTGGGCCTCCCGGCGGACGGACGAGATCCGGGGCGAGTACCACGGCCGGATCAGAAACGCCGACACGGACACCGCGCGCAAACTCCGCAAGCAGGCCTTCGCCCGCCTCGCCGACATCACCGAGCAGGTCGAAACAGACCTCCTCGCGATCGGCACGGCCCGCGACGCTCTGAAGACGCTGCCCGACATCCGCGCCGACGAACCCGCGGTCGTCGTCGCCGGCTACCCCAACGTCGGCAAGTCCTCGTTTGTCAACGGCGTGACGAACGCGAAAAACGAGACGGCCGCCTACCCCTACACGACCACGAATCTCAACGTCGGCCACCTCGAACGGGATCACGTCCGGTATCAACTGATCGATACGCCCGGCCTGCTCGATCGGCCCGCCGAGGACCGAAACGCGATAGAGTCCCAGGCCGTCTCCGCGCTGACGCACCTGGCCGACGCCGTCCTCTTCGTGCTCGACGCCAGCGGCGAGTGCGGCTACCCCCTCGACGAGCAACTCGAGTTGCTCGCCGACATCGAGTCGACCTTCGAGGCCCCCGTCCTCGTCGTCTGCAACAAGGCCGACCGCTCGACCGAGGCCGATGCCGACCACTACATGAGCGTCGAGACCGGCGAGGGCGTCGAGGCGGTCCTCGACGCGGCGATCGAGGCCGTCGGCTACGAGCCGGAGTTGCCGTTCGAGGGCTGA
- the hjc gene encoding Holliday junction resolvase Hjc, whose product MANPNAKGDRRERELVTALDGAGFAVMRAPASGSATERELPDVLAGDGETFYAIEAKSSAGDPIYLSGEEIEALVYFARNFGANPRVGVRFDREDWYFFHPGDLYETPGGNYRVKKETALADGTDFAEFTGDSRKVTLEEIAADDDEADGDTREVLGALERGDISVDDAVEML is encoded by the coding sequence ATGGCGAACCCGAACGCGAAGGGCGACCGCCGCGAGCGCGAGCTCGTCACGGCGCTGGACGGAGCCGGTTTCGCGGTAATGCGCGCGCCAGCCTCCGGTAGCGCGACCGAGCGCGAACTCCCGGACGTCCTCGCCGGCGACGGCGAGACGTTCTACGCGATCGAGGCGAAGTCCTCCGCCGGCGACCCGATCTACCTCTCCGGCGAGGAAATCGAGGCCCTCGTCTACTTCGCGCGAAACTTCGGCGCGAACCCCCGCGTCGGCGTCCGCTTCGACCGCGAGGACTGGTATTTTTTCCACCCCGGCGATCTCTACGAGACCCCCGGCGGCAACTACCGGGTCAAAAAGGAGACCGCCCTCGCCGATGGGACCGATTTCGCCGAGTTCACCGGCGACTCCCGGAAGGTGACCCTCGAGGAGATCGCCGCCGATGACGACGAGGCCGACGGGGACACCCGCGAGGTCCTCGGCGCGCTCGAACGCGGCGACATCTCCGTCGACGACGCCGTCGAGATGCTGTGA
- a CDS encoding nucleoside deaminase yields MSDPGFDAFDHDAHMRRAFDLAREATERGDEPFGSVLVRDDAVVAAESNRIVTEDDVRRHPELHLAYRACRETSPAERAETVMYTSTEPCPMCAGGMARAGFGRVVYSVGGGEIAEFTGREPSVRSAEILEGITEVVGPVLNDEGRAVHEAFGW; encoded by the coding sequence ATGTCCGATCCCGGGTTCGACGCGTTCGATCACGATGCCCACATGCGGCGTGCGTTCGACCTCGCCCGCGAGGCCACCGAGCGCGGGGACGAACCGTTCGGCAGCGTCCTGGTCCGCGACGACGCGGTTGTCGCGGCCGAATCGAACCGGATCGTCACCGAGGACGACGTCCGCCGCCACCCCGAACTGCATCTCGCCTACCGAGCGTGTCGGGAGACCTCGCCCGCCGAGCGGGCCGAGACGGTCATGTACACGAGCACCGAGCCCTGTCCGATGTGCGCAGGCGGGATGGCCCGGGCCGGCTTCGGGCGGGTCGTCTACAGCGTCGGCGGCGGCGAGATCGCCGAATTCACCGGTCGGGAGCCGTCGGTCCGGTCGGCCGAGATCCTCGAGGGGATCACGGAGGTCGTCGGTCCCGTGCTGAACGACGAGGGGCGGGCGGTCCACGAGGCGTTCGGGTGGTAG